The Burkholderia ambifaria AMMD genome has a segment encoding these proteins:
- a CDS encoding adenylate kinase, with translation MDLHRTLIVGNSGSGKSWLAERIANRLAAPCVDLDSIHWLPGGYSVARERNDAVQLLRDAAKADRWVIEGIYGSLVNEIRDDSTALIWLCLDEAECVENIRHRGIRRGGDAASFAALLDWASTYRSRQGSSSHVGHQKLFEEYGADKRILRSRDDVMAFLHRWDAQSS, from the coding sequence ATGGATCTGCACAGAACGCTGATAGTGGGGAATTCGGGCTCCGGAAAAAGCTGGCTCGCCGAACGAATCGCGAATCGCTTGGCGGCGCCCTGTGTAGACCTGGATTCGATTCATTGGCTTCCGGGCGGATACAGCGTTGCTCGGGAGCGCAACGATGCCGTTCAATTACTGCGAGATGCCGCGAAAGCTGATCGATGGGTCATCGAAGGTATTTACGGTTCGCTCGTCAATGAGATCCGCGATGACTCCACCGCGCTGATCTGGTTGTGCCTCGACGAAGCGGAATGCGTTGAGAATATCCGTCACCGCGGTATTCGTCGAGGAGGAGACGCGGCGTCATTCGCCGCGTTGTTGGATTGGGCCTCGACGTACCGAAGTCGTCAGGGATCGAGTTCACACGTTGGCCACCAGAAATTGTTTGAGGAATACGGGGCCGACAAGCGAATTCTTCGATCACGCGATGACGTAATGGCCTTCCTCCATCGTTGGGACGCGCAGTCTTCCTAG